Proteins from a single region of Geothrix sp. PMB-07:
- a CDS encoding cysteine desulfurase family protein, translating into MDLIYLDHNATSALDPEVFEAMKPWFMERFGNASAAYALGHLSDGAVVAAREQVADLVGCAPAEIIFTSGGTESLNHAVKGVWEAFPAKRHLVVTAVEHPALRALVVWWKGQGGEITDVGVDEDGRLDLAALEAAIRSDTALVAVMAANNETGVLFPVAEAARLAKAKGALFLVDATQAAGRIPVQASAWGADLLCLSGHKFHGPKGTGLLMIRRGVRLKPLMVGGAQERGRRGGTENVPGLVGLGRAAQLAQARLKDMGRVRALRDDLEARLLASIPEMRIHGAATERLPNTSLVGFAGLEGEALQLKLAERGICVSTGSACSTGMREPSHVLRAMQVPQPYAQGTVRLSLGHGTTEGEVQRVAELMPVLVAELRALGRH; encoded by the coding sequence ATGGATCTGATCTACCTCGACCACAACGCCACATCCGCCCTCGATCCCGAGGTCTTCGAGGCCATGAAGCCCTGGTTCATGGAGCGCTTCGGCAACGCCAGCGCGGCCTATGCCTTGGGGCATCTTTCCGATGGCGCCGTGGTGGCCGCCCGGGAGCAGGTGGCGGACCTGGTGGGCTGCGCCCCGGCGGAAATCATCTTCACTTCCGGCGGCACGGAAAGCCTCAACCATGCGGTGAAGGGCGTGTGGGAGGCCTTTCCGGCCAAGCGGCATCTGGTTGTCACCGCGGTGGAACATCCGGCCCTGCGCGCCCTGGTGGTGTGGTGGAAGGGGCAGGGGGGCGAGATCACCGATGTGGGCGTGGATGAGGATGGACGCCTCGATCTGGCCGCCCTCGAAGCCGCCATTCGTTCCGACACGGCCCTGGTGGCGGTCATGGCCGCGAACAATGAAACCGGCGTGCTCTTTCCCGTGGCGGAGGCCGCGCGCCTCGCCAAGGCCAAGGGCGCCCTCTTTCTGGTGGACGCCACCCAGGCCGCGGGCCGGATTCCCGTGCAGGCCTCAGCCTGGGGGGCGGATCTGCTCTGCCTCAGCGGCCACAAATTTCACGGTCCCAAGGGCACGGGCCTGCTCATGATCCGGCGCGGGGTGCGCCTCAAGCCGCTGATGGTCGGCGGCGCTCAGGAGCGGGGCCGACGCGGCGGCACGGAAAACGTCCCGGGCCTCGTGGGACTGGGACGGGCCGCCCAACTGGCCCAGGCGCGGCTGAAAGACATGGGCCGCGTCCGCGCGTTGCGCGATGACCTCGAAGCCCGTCTGCTGGCCAGCATTCCCGAGATGCGCATCCATGGCGCGGCGACCGAGCGCCTGCCCAATACCAGCCTGGTGGGCTTCGCAGGCCTTGAAGGCGAGGCCCTTCAGTTGAAGCTGGCCGAGCGGGGGATCTGCGTGTCCACGGGCAGCGCCTGCAGCACGGGCATGCGCGAGCCCAGCCACGTGCTGCGGGCCATGCAGGTGCCCCAGCCCTACGCCCAGGGCACCGTGCGGCTCAGCCTGGGACATGGCACGACGGAAGGGGAGGTCCAGCGGGTCGCCGAGCTCATGCCGGTGCTGGTGGCCGAATTGCGCGCCCTCGGTCGGCATTGA
- a CDS encoding NADP-dependent malic enzyme codes for MKRKQEALDYHSQGRKGKIEVVATKPCSTARDLSLAYSPGVAEPCLEIEKNPELAYEYTAKGNLVAVLSNGTAVLGLGNLGALAGKPVMEGKGVLFKRFADIDVFDIEVDETDIDRFCQVARALEPTFGGINLEDIKAPECFEIETRLKKEMNIPVFHDDQHGTAIISTAALMNACEITGKKMPDMKVVFSGAGASAIACANMMIEAGVKLENLWLCDTKGLVYTGRTEGMNKYKEKFAKPSEWRTLADTIKDADVFVGCSSKGALTPEMLLSMAKQPIVFALANPDPEIDYPTAKATRDDIILATGRSDYPNQVNNVLGFPFIFRGALDVRASEINEPMKIAAAKALAALARQEVPESVSRAYAGQKFSFGPEYIIPKPFDPRVLLWVAPAVAQAAMDTGVAKKPIADMQAYKERLEGLQGRSKDVIRSVVHRAKENPKRVVFPEGDHPLILQAVSQMVDEGICIPILLGDPIKVKAMAADHGISIEGVEILDPGAVAWRQEAEDAFYELRKRRGVTRTEAKRQVRRRIYFGAMMCQMGKADGLIAGLTMYYPETIRPCLEVIGTRKGVKKVCGVYTMVLKNRVLFFSDTTMNIEPTAEELAEIATLTADLVKDTFNMDPKVAMLSFSSFGSVEHPLVRKVQKAVQIVKTTRPELKCDGEMQADTALGEGILAENYPWVDLPGGPNVLIFPDLTSGNIGYKLVQRLAGAEVIGPITCGMAAPVHVLQRHSDLNDIIHLTALTVVEAQQK; via the coding sequence ATGAAACGCAAGCAGGAAGCCCTCGATTACCATTCGCAGGGACGCAAAGGCAAGATCGAGGTGGTGGCCACCAAGCCCTGCTCCACGGCCCGGGACCTGTCGCTGGCGTACTCCCCTGGTGTGGCTGAGCCCTGTCTGGAAATCGAGAAGAACCCTGAGCTCGCCTACGAATACACCGCCAAGGGCAACCTGGTGGCCGTGCTCTCCAACGGCACCGCCGTGCTGGGCCTCGGCAACCTGGGCGCCCTGGCCGGCAAGCCCGTCATGGAAGGCAAGGGCGTGCTCTTCAAGCGCTTCGCCGACATCGACGTGTTCGACATCGAAGTGGATGAGACCGACATCGACCGCTTCTGCCAGGTGGCCCGCGCCCTGGAGCCCACCTTCGGCGGCATCAACCTGGAAGATATCAAGGCCCCCGAGTGCTTCGAGATCGAGACGCGCCTGAAGAAGGAAATGAACATCCCCGTCTTCCATGACGATCAGCACGGCACCGCCATCATCAGCACAGCTGCGCTCATGAACGCCTGCGAGATCACGGGCAAGAAGATGCCCGACATGAAGGTGGTGTTCTCCGGCGCCGGCGCCTCCGCCATCGCCTGCGCGAACATGATGATCGAAGCCGGCGTGAAGCTGGAGAATCTCTGGCTCTGCGATACCAAGGGGCTGGTCTACACGGGCCGCACCGAAGGCATGAACAAATACAAGGAGAAGTTCGCCAAGCCCAGCGAGTGGCGCACCCTGGCGGACACCATCAAGGATGCGGATGTGTTCGTGGGCTGCTCCAGCAAGGGGGCGCTGACGCCCGAGATGCTGCTGAGCATGGCCAAGCAGCCCATCGTCTTCGCCCTGGCGAATCCGGATCCGGAAATCGATTACCCCACCGCCAAGGCTACGCGGGATGACATCATCCTGGCCACGGGCCGCAGCGACTATCCGAACCAGGTGAACAACGTCTTGGGCTTCCCCTTCATCTTCCGCGGCGCTCTGGATGTGCGCGCCTCCGAGATCAACGAGCCCATGAAGATCGCCGCCGCCAAGGCCCTCGCCGCCCTGGCCCGCCAGGAAGTTCCGGAAAGCGTGTCGCGGGCCTATGCAGGCCAGAAGTTCAGCTTCGGCCCCGAGTACATCATTCCCAAGCCCTTCGATCCCCGCGTGCTGCTGTGGGTGGCCCCGGCCGTGGCCCAGGCGGCCATGGACACCGGCGTGGCCAAGAAGCCCATCGCCGACATGCAGGCCTACAAGGAGCGCCTGGAAGGGCTCCAGGGCCGCAGCAAGGATGTGATCCGCAGCGTGGTGCACCGCGCCAAGGAGAACCCCAAGCGCGTGGTCTTCCCCGAAGGCGACCACCCGCTGATCCTCCAGGCCGTCTCCCAGATGGTGGACGAGGGCATCTGCATCCCCATCCTGCTGGGCGATCCCATCAAGGTGAAGGCCATGGCCGCCGATCACGGCATCAGCATCGAGGGCGTCGAGATCCTCGATCCCGGTGCGGTGGCCTGGCGTCAGGAGGCGGAGGACGCCTTCTATGAGCTGCGCAAGCGCCGCGGCGTCACCCGCACCGAGGCCAAGCGCCAGGTGCGCCGCCGCATCTACTTCGGCGCCATGATGTGCCAAATGGGCAAGGCCGATGGGCTGATCGCGGGCTTGACGATGTACTACCCTGAGACCATCCGGCCCTGCCTGGAAGTGATCGGCACCCGCAAGGGGGTGAAGAAAGTGTGCGGTGTCTACACCATGGTGCTGAAGAACCGCGTGCTGTTCTTCTCCGACACCACCATGAACATCGAGCCCACCGCTGAGGAACTGGCGGAAATCGCCACCCTCACAGCGGACCTGGTGAAGGACACCTTCAACATGGATCCCAAGGTGGCCATGCTTTCCTTCTCCAGCTTCGGCAGTGTCGAACATCCCCTGGTCCGCAAGGTCCAGAAGGCCGTTCAGATCGTCAAGACCACGCGGCCCGAGCTGAAGTGCGACGGTGAGATGCAGGCGGACACGGCGCTGGGCGAGGGCATCCTGGCCGAGAACTACCCCTGGGTGGACCTGCCGGGTGGCCCGAACGTGCTGATCTTCCCCGACCTCACCAGCGGCAACATCGGCTACAAGCTGGTGCAGCGGCTGGCGGGCGCCGAGGTGATCGGCCCCATCACCTGCGGCATGGCGGCTCCCGTGCATGTGCTGCAGCGCCACAGCGATCTCAATGACATCATCCACCTCACGGCGCTCACC
- a CDS encoding YheT family hydrolase — MRQLNPPSLPCRAPWWAASGHLQTILGNYLPGASPDHPSTPFLIPLPDGDQLAARHYPGEAPVLTLVFHGLGGDDQAHYVRRTVALARRLGHHVWTVNHRGCGAGRGLARNPYHSGSGDDLGAAFAAARERHPGLRQLAVGYSLSANALLLNLGGGLRQPAAQPDAAIAVNPPLNLSACSETIHRGLSRLYELRFIRRCRRAIQERVADGLISDIYRTWPTMSLREFDGIYTSLAGAFGTADGYYAACSAGPHLSKITVPTVLLMAKDDPFIPWRHAVEAKPSPAVHLHLEDHGGHMGYLSRDLPDHRWLPYAVEHYAKELLHRDDASNPNPAQPLSSV, encoded by the coding sequence ATGCGCCAGCTGAATCCCCCGTCCCTGCCCTGCCGCGCGCCCTGGTGGGCGGCTTCGGGGCACCTGCAGACCATCCTCGGCAACTACCTGCCCGGCGCTTCCCCAGATCATCCCTCCACCCCCTTCCTCATTCCGCTGCCTGATGGCGATCAGCTCGCGGCGCGGCACTATCCCGGCGAAGCACCCGTCCTCACCCTGGTCTTCCATGGCCTGGGCGGCGATGACCAGGCCCACTACGTGCGGCGGACTGTGGCACTGGCCCGTCGGCTGGGCCACCACGTCTGGACCGTGAACCACCGAGGCTGCGGCGCGGGCCGCGGCCTCGCCCGGAACCCCTACCACAGCGGTTCCGGCGATGACCTGGGCGCCGCCTTCGCTGCCGCCCGGGAACGTCATCCCGGCCTCCGGCAGCTGGCCGTGGGCTATTCTCTGTCCGCCAACGCCCTGCTGCTGAACCTAGGTGGCGGCCTGCGGCAACCGGCCGCTCAGCCGGACGCCGCCATCGCCGTGAACCCGCCCTTGAATCTGAGCGCCTGCTCGGAAACCATCCACCGGGGCCTCAGCCGCCTCTACGAGCTGCGCTTCATCCGCCGCTGCCGCCGGGCCATTCAGGAGCGGGTCGCGGACGGGCTCATCTCCGACATCTACCGCACCTGGCCCACCATGAGCCTGCGTGAATTCGACGGCATCTACACCAGCCTGGCCGGCGCCTTCGGAACGGCCGATGGCTACTACGCAGCCTGTTCGGCTGGGCCCCACCTGTCGAAGATCACCGTGCCCACCGTGCTTTTGATGGCCAAGGATGATCCCTTCATCCCCTGGCGCCACGCCGTGGAAGCCAAACCCTCGCCCGCGGTGCACCTCCACCTGGAGGACCATGGCGGCCACATGGGCTACCTGAGCCGGGATCTCCCAGACCACCGCTGGCTTCCCTATGCCGTCGAGCACTACGCAAAGGAGTTGCTCCACCGCGACGACGCCTCCAACCCGAATCCAGCTCAGCCGCTTTCATCCGTCTGA